GTCTCAAGGCGGTTCATCTCAACGACTCCAAGAAAGGCTTTGGCTCCAAAGTTGACCGGCACGAGCATATCGGCAAAGGGGAAATGGGGCTGGAACCATTCCGTTTTCTGCTTAATGATAAGAGACTTTTAAAAATCCCGAAGATTCTCGAGACGCCCAAAGGTGAAGAGCTTCTGGAGGACATCGAAAACCTGAAAATCCTCCGCTCGCTGATCAAGGAATAGGGTGTGTATCACGTAGGGACAGGACATCGTCCTGTCCTCTAATAGCTTTTAACTTGCAATCCGGCTCAAACTTCCATAGAATATAGATATGCGACTGGGTATTATCGGCCTGCCACAGTCAGGCAAGACCACGCTGTTCAACGCCGTCTCGGGACTCAAAGAGGCGGTCGGCGATTATTCGCGGGCGGTGCATCGGGCGGTCATCAAAGTCCCCGATGCGCGACTCGAGAATCTGGCCGCTTTCACTCTACCCAAGAAAGTGACCCACGCCGAAATCGAGTTTCTCGATGCCGCCGGATTTTCCGGTAAGACCAAGGAATCAAAAGCGGATTTGGAAATCACGCCGGACTTGCGAATGATGGAAGCGCTGGTGCTCGTGCTCGATTGTTTCGGCCCAACCTCCAATCCCGAGCGCGATATTAGGACGCTTCTCGATGAGATGATTCTGGCCGATATGGCGACGCTCGAAAACAATATCGATAAGATGGAGCGAACCATAAAACTGACCGGTCATCAGGAGCGCGCGCAGGAACTGGAGATTCTCAAACGATGCCAGGTGGCCCTGAACAACGATCAGGTTATTTCCGAACTCAATCTCACCGAGGAAGAAGAGAAGATTATTCGCGGTTATGCTTTCTTGAGCCAAAAGCCGCAGCTTATCGTGTTCAATATTGCCGAGGAGAGACTCCCCGAAACGGCTGCGATATATGAACAATATTCCGTATATATCAGGGAAGGGATACGGGATATTTCGGTCATCTGCGGTAAAATCGAAATGGAACTGGCTCAGCTGGCCGAGGAGGAACGGGCGGAATTCCTGAGCGAACTCGGAATTGATAGCCCGGCAGTGGACAAATTTATCCGCCAGTCATATCATTTGCTGGGGCTGATTTCCTTCTTTACTATCGGTCCGCCGGAGGCGCGCGCCTGGACTATCCGCAAAGGCTCGACCGCCCCCAAAGCGGCTGGCGCCGTGCATACCGATTTCGAGCGCGGCTTCATTCGGGCCGAGGTGGCCTCATACGAGGATTACACGGTGCATAAGACCCTGCCGGCCCTGAAAGCGGCCGCCAAACTCCATATCGAGGGGAAAGACTATATTGTGCAGGATGGCGATGTAATCCTGTTTCGCTTCAATATCTGAACGCTATCCTGAAGCAACCTCAAAATTAAGAGGGATATCGTGAAAAAATCAAACGAAATCATAGAATCAGAAAAAAAATCAGCCGCGCGCGTGCTCCCCATTCTCCCGGTAAAGGGAACGGTGGTGTTTCCTTTTCTGGTAGTGCCGCTGGCCGCCAATGAGCAGCGGCAGGCTCGGCTGATTGATGAGGCTTTGATGCGCGGTAGTACAGTCGGCCTCTTTCTCCAAATTGACCAGTCCAAAGATGACCCTCAGCCAAGCGATCTTTACGAGGTCGGCGCCTCGGGAAATATTCTTAAGATGCTCCGTTTCCCCGATGGTACAATTCGTTTTCTGGTGCAGGGACTCTCCCGAATCAGAATTAAGAAATTCCTTACCGCCGAACCGTACCTGAGCGCCGAAGTGGAAGATATTGTCGAGAAGTCCGGGAAATCGGTCAAAATGGAGGCTTTGCAGCGGAATCTGGTCGAACGGCTGCGCACCGCCATTGAACTGGCGCCGAATCTTTCCGAGGAGCTTTATGTTTCCGCCATCAATCAGGAGACCCCCTCCAAACTGGCCGACCTGATTGCCTCCAATCTCAACATAGCGATTAAAGACAAGCAGGAATTACTGGAGGAAGCTGATGTTTACAGGCGGATGGAAAAGCTTCTTAATATTATCAACAAAGAAATCGAGGTTCTCGAGCTTTCCCGAAAAATCCAGAGCGAGGCGCAGTCGGAACTGGGGAAAATCCAGCGCGAGTTTA
The Candidatus Zixiibacteriota bacterium DNA segment above includes these coding regions:
- a CDS encoding TIM barrel protein, giving the protein LKAVHLNDSKKGFGSKVDRHEHIGKGEMGLEPFRFLLNDKRLLKIPKILETPKGEELLEDIENLKILRSLIKE
- a CDS encoding DUF933 domain-containing protein, with the translated sequence MRLGIIGLPQSGKTTLFNAVSGLKEAVGDYSRAVHRAVIKVPDARLENLAAFTLPKKVTHAEIEFLDAAGFSGKTKESKADLEITPDLRMMEALVLVLDCFGPTSNPERDIRTLLDEMILADMATLENNIDKMERTIKLTGHQERAQELEILKRCQVALNNDQVISELNLTEEEEKIIRGYAFLSQKPQLIVFNIAEERLPETAAIYEQYSVYIREGIRDISVICGKIEMELAQLAEEERAEFLSELGIDSPAVDKFIRQSYHLLGLISFFTIGPPEARAWTIRKGSTAPKAAGAVHTDFERGFIRAEVASYEDYTVHKTLPALKAAAKLHIEGKDYIVQDGDVILFRFNI